A stretch of Oncorhynchus gorbuscha isolate QuinsamMale2020 ecotype Even-year linkage group LG24, OgorEven_v1.0, whole genome shotgun sequence DNA encodes these proteins:
- the LOC124013280 gene encoding alpha-2,8-sialyltransferase 8F-like isoform X2, with protein sequence MNCPWRLNLTHRELHRTELWSCCNAYDRLMVTRQNTIQNQSLTYEVERRMKRKVDQALWEMLPQTVPWSKGSLSRCAVVGSGGILQNSSCGAEIDNSDYVIRFNLAPINKSYDVGVKTDLITANPTQINKRYPGLQLNPGPLAEALSVYGHAHLLLPAFSFAFGTSPCFKVYQALRKARPQQKVVFFHPDYLFELGRFWHRRGQRAPRLSTGLMLASTALEICEQVHLYGFWPFPLDLSQNTLPHHYYDNVGPSHFMHAMPEEFLLLLQLHSQGALQLHVGPCTP encoded by the exons ATGAACTGTCCTTGGAGACTCAACCTCACACACAGAGAActacacag gACAGAGTTGTGGTCATGCTGTAACGCGTATGATAGGCTGATGGTGACCAGACAGAACACCATTCAGAACCAGAGTCTGACCTacgaggtagagaggaggatgaagagaaaGGTGGACCAAGCACTATGGGAGATGCtgccacag accgTACCCTGGAGTAAAGGTTCGTTGAGTCGTTGTGCCGTGGTGGGAAGTGGAGGAATCCTGCAGAACAGCAGCTGTGGAGCGGAAATCGACAATTCTGACTATGTCATCAG gttTAACCTGGCTCCTATCAACAAGAGTTATGACGTGGGAGTGAAGACAGACCTCATAACAGCCAATCCGACCCAGATCAATAAAAG GTACCCTGGCCTCCAGCTGAACCCTGGACCCCTGGCGGAAGCCCTGTCAGTCTACGGTCATGCCCATCTACTTCTGCCAGCCTTCTCCTTTGCTTTTGGGACCAGCCCCTGCTTCAAG GTGTACCAAGCTCTCCGTAAGGCCCGCCCCCAACAGAAAGTGGTGTTCTTCCACCCAGACTACCTGTTTGAGCTGGGCAGGTTCTGGCATCGTCGAGGTCAACGAGCCCCACGGCTCTCTACAGGTCTGATGCTGGCCAGCACCGCTCTGGAGATCTGTGAAcag GTTCATCTGTATGGCTTCTGGCCCTTCCCTCTGGATCTATCCCAAAATACTTTGCCACATCATTACTATGACAACGTTGGTCCAAGTCACTTCATGCACGCCATGCCTGAAGAGTTCCTGCTGCTACTACAGCTCCACAGCCAGGGGGCGCTACAGCTACATGTTGGACCCTGTACACCCTAA